The segment aggaggaggaccGGAGGAGGGCTCGGGGGGCCGACCCGGACCAGGACTCCTCCATCACCTCTGGAGATCAGGGGGAACTCGCAGGCGGGGTCTCCTCCACAAACGGACCTCACACCGCTTCACCGCCCGTTTCCCCGCTACACGGGCTCCCTGCGTCCGCACCTGGATCCAGAGAGGCCGCGTAGACCCGCAGAAGGCAGCTCTACTACAGACTTCTGCAGGAGCCCCAGTAGAAGGAAGGTTTTAGAGTATCAGGCTCTTCTAAGATGGACCAGCGCCCCCTTTTCCCCACATAAAAGACCACCATGACCTGCTGCCTGGTCTCCACAGCTCCTCATGTCTTTGTGGAGACTCCTGGACACCGGGTGTCACACTGACACAGCCATAACACGCAGGGCCGCTGTCCTCCATCACATGAGGACCACCACTCCATGAGGACTACCCACTGCTGCAGGGTCTAATTCAGTTTGTCATCTCAGAGAGGTGAGAGGCCATGAATGTGCCGTCATGTTTATGactgtaaatatgaataatatgacTTTAATGATGTAAATGATCCTTCATGTATAGGTTTAGGTTTAGTATGTTGAATGATCCACACAGATTGCTGTTATCGATTATATGTTAACATTCACTACATGCTTTGATGGATcagtatcacacacacacattttgaataaaacagATCATCACCCACTGATGTTTGACAACGGTGACTTTTGAGTGTTTGCGTGATTCAAGTTCACAACTTGTTGGGGGGCTCGGCGAGCACGAGACTCTGCAGACGCACGTGACAGATCCTCTTGACCTCGTCGATGCCGCGCGCCCTCTCCGCCGCGGCCTGGTTCCTGCTCCGCTCGGTCAGCTGCTGTAAGATCGTCTCCTTGTCGTTCGTCCGAGCGCAGATGACGAACGGGAACCCGAAGCGCGTCTTGTAGGCCTCGTTCAGGAGGGACACGCGCGAGGCCTCCGCGCTGCTCAGCGCGTCCAGTCCGGCTCGCGCCTGCTCCTCGCGGGACTCCCTGGTCAGCGTTCCGCTCTGGAGCTCCCTGCCCGCGAGGTCCGGGTGACACCTGAGGATCCCCTCTTTACCTAGACACGAGCCATTATTAGGCACAGTGTGGGTTTGGTAACAACATCGAGCAGCATGAACCCCCCCCGACCTCACCTGTTTCGGGCAGAGCATCGATGAACTCGCTGATCGCAGCCTCCAGAGCAGCCAGGTTCTTAAACGGGCGCATCgaccacacagcagcagatacAACGGGACACTTCTCCACCACGTTGCCGAAAACATTCACAAAATCCTCGTAGCTCAGAGCGTTCACTGTGCTGATGTCCATGTTTGTGTGAGGAcactccgtgtgtgtgtgtcgttgaCCTTCGGACGAGACTTTGCAGCAAAGGTTAATGCACTGGTGGACACAGATTTACCTCCAGCCCCGTGCCCGACCGTCGTTTATTATTACATTGATTTGTTACATGTCATTCAATGTTTTCAAGAGTTTTAGGTTTTCGCCGCAGGTGTTTCTTCTTTGTCCAAACTTTGACCTCTCACGTCACCTAGCGCGTAAAGACAGTAATAGCAGTAACACTGTGCGGAGGGCAGGTGTGTAACAGTGACCTGAGGGGAGACACAAGAaggggaaacacacacacacacactcacacatacacatggtTTCATATTAAGGAGTCGCAgatgaaataaatgatttgatgATCACTGAACACATCATCACCAGTCTTTGTGTAATATggaaaaaagcttttattgcattttcatCGCTAAAATCGAGcaacacagtgtgaaaaatatagatataataAGTGGTACAAAATATATAAGTGCATAAAACAACTGTTTAAACTATTTGTAATCTGCttatatatgtatgtgagtaaattgaattgaaaatataaaaaaaaaacatgtcaagaCAATCCATATTGTTGCAATGTCTTCAAATATTTTAAGGCAAAAGGTGTTGCAATAtagcaaaaaaaacaaccagaagCTGATCAGGTGTTCCAACAGCCTCATAGGAAAAAGTTAATAGATATCTATTCTGTTCTGAGAATAT is part of the Anabas testudineus chromosome 2, fAnaTes1.2, whole genome shotgun sequence genome and harbors:
- the urad gene encoding 2-oxo-4-hydroxy-4-carboxy-5-ureidoimidazoline decarboxylase — encoded protein: MDISTVNALSYEDFVNVFGNVVEKCPVVSAAVWSMRPFKNLAALEAAISEFIDALPETGKEGILRCHPDLAGRELQSGTLTRESREEQARAGLDALSSAEASRVSLLNEAYKTRFGFPFVICARTNDKETILQQLTERSRNQAAAERARGIDEVKRICHVRLQSLVLAEPPNKL